The genomic interval CCGACCCCGCCTACTGGGGACGTCAGGTGCGAGAGGCCGTCCGCTTCCTCGACGCCATGCGGACGCTGGAGGACGCCTCCGTCGCCCGCTACCTGGAGTGCGGCCCCGCGGGCGTGCTCTCCGCGGCGGGCGCCGCCTGCCTCGGCGGCGAGGCCCCGTTCGTCTCCTCCCAGCGGGCGCCCCGGTCACCGGAGGAGCCCGTCGACGAGGTCCGCGCGCTGGTCTCGGCGCTCGGCGCCCTGCACACGGCCGGGGCGGAGATCGCCTGGGACCAGGTCCTGACCGGCGGCACCCTCCTCCCCCTGCCCACCTACGCCTTCCAGCGGGAACCCTTCTGGCTGGAGACCGCCCCCGGCGCAGGGGGCGACGTCCGGCACTCCGGGCTCTCCCCGGCGGAACACCCCTGGGTCCCGGCGGCCCTGGCGCTCGCCGGAGGCGAGGGCCGGCTGCTGACCGGCCGGCTCTCCCTGGCCGAACACCCCTGGCTGCGCGACCACGCCGTCCACGGGACCGTCCTCGTCCCCGGCACCGGCCTGCTCGACATGGCGCTCTCGGCCGCCCGCGTCACCGGCGCCGCAGGCGTCGCGGAACTCACCCTCGCCCAGCCGCTGGTCCTCACCGACGGTGTCCCGGTCCGGGTGCAGGTGAGGGTCGGCGCCCCCGAGGACGGCCGCCGCCCGATCGGCGTCCACAGCCAGCCCGAGGCCACGTCCGACCCCGACGCCTGGACCCTGCACGCCACCGGCCACCTCGTCGACGGTGAGGGCGACGAGGAGTCCGGCGCCCCCGACCCCGGCCGGCTCGCCGAGGTCCGCGCCTGGCCCGTGCCCGGCGCCGACCCCCTGCCCCTCGACGGCTTCTACGACTCCCTCGCCGGCCAGGGACTCGGCTACGGCCCGGCCTTCCGCGGCCTCACCGGCCTCGCCCGGCGGGACACCGTCGCCTACGGGCGGGTCGTCCTGCCCGAGCCCCGGCAGCACGAGGCCGACGCGTACGGCATCCACCCGGCCCTGCTCGACGCCGCCCTCCACGTCCTCGCCGCGGTGGACACCGGCGAGGCGGCCGAGGGAACGGTACCGCTCCCCTTCGCCTGGAACGACGTCCGCCTGCACGCCACCGGCGGCACCGAACTGCACGTCCGCGCCGAACGGAAGGAGACCGCGCCCGACGGAGGCGGACACACCGTCAGCCTCCTCGTCACCGACCCGACCGGCCAGCCGGTGCTGAGCGCCGCCGGACTCGAGATCCGGCGGACCGACGCCGCGCACCTGCGCGCTGCCGGGACCCCGGCCCCCGACCACCTCTACCGGTTCGACTTCCAGCCGGTCGACCTCCCCGAGGCCGCCGGGGCCGCCGAGGGAACCGTGGTGCTCGGCGGGACCGGTGAGGTCGCCCGGCTCCTCGGCGCCCCCCGGTACGAGGAGCCCGGCGACCTGCCGGCCGCCCCCGCCCGTCCGCAGCGGATCGTCGTCGACGCGACCGCCCCCGCCGAGGAAGCCCCCGGCGACGCGGCCCGCAACGGCGCCCTCGCCGCCCTGCCCGTCCTCCAGCGGCTGCTGGCCGAGGACGCCTTCGCCGGCGCCGAACTGGTCTGGGTCACCCGGGACGCGGTCGCCGCCCGGCCCGAGGACACGGTCCCCGCGCTCGCCGCCGCCCCCCTGTGGGGCCTGATCCGGTCGGTGCGGGGCGAGTACCCGGACCGCGTCCTGCGCCTGGTCGACCTGGACGGAGCCGGAACCGAGCCCGGCCTCCTCGACCGGGCCCTCGCCCTCACCGGCGAACCCGAACTGGCCCTGCGCGCCGCCACCGCCCACGCCCCCCGCCTCCTGCGTGCCGGGAAGGGCGACGCCCGCACGGGCGCCCTCACCCCGCCCGCGGACGGCGGCCCCTGGCGCCTCGACATCCGGGAGAAGGGCAGCCTCGACAGCCTCGAACTGATCCCGGCGGACAGCTCCGTCCCCCTCGGCGACCACGAGGTCCGCGTCGAGGTCCGCGCCGCGGGCATGAACTTCCGCGACGTCCTCAACGCCCTCGGCATGGTGCCCACCCCGGCGCTGGGCCTGGAGTTCGCGGGCGTGGTCCGCGAGACCGGGCCGGCCGTGCGCCACCTGCGCCCCGGCGACCGGGCCATGGGCCTGGCCCTGGGCGCCTTCGGCACCGAGGTGCGCGGCGACGGACACCTGATGACGAGGCTGCCCGACGCGCTGACCTTCGAGGAGGGCGCCACCGTCCCGCTCGCCTTCCTCACCGCCCACTACGCCCTCACCGGTCTCGGTGACGTGCGGCCCGGCGAGAAACTGCTCGTTCACGCGGCCGCCGGCGGCGTCGGCATGGCGGCCGTCCAGCTCGCCCGCCACCTCGGCGCCGAGGTGTACGGGACCGCCTCGCCCGGCAAGTGGGCGACGCTGCGCGCACTGGGCCTCCCCGACGACCGGATCGCGGGCTCCCGCGACACCGGCTTCGAACAGCGGTGGCTGACCGCCACCGGCGGCGACGGCGTCGACGTCGTCCTCAACTCCCTGGCCGGGGAGTTCACCGACGCCTCCCTGCGGCTGCTGCCGCGCGGCGGCCGGTTCCTGGAGATGGGCAAGACCGACATCCGGGACGCCACCGAGGTCGCTGCGGCCCATCCCGGCGTCGCCTACACCGCCTTCGACCTGATGTCCCTGGACCCCGCCCACCTCCAGCGGATGCTCACCGAGGTCTCGCTCCTCCTGGAGCAGGGCTCGGTGACACCGCTGCCGTACCTCTCGTACGACGTGCGGGAGGCGCCCGCCGCCTTCCGGTACATGGCACAGGGCCGACACACCGGCAAGATCGTGCTCACCGTGGCGCGCGCCCTCGACCCGGACGGCACCGTGCTGCTCAGCGGCGGCACCGGCGAACTCGGCCGGCGCGTCGCCCGCCACCTGGTCACCGCGCACGGCGTACGCCACCTCGTGCTGACCTCCCGCCGGGGGCCGGCCGCCCCCGGCACCGAAGAGCTCGTCGCCGAGCTGCGGGAAGCGGGCGCCTCGACCGTGCGCGTCCTCGCCTGCGACGTGGCCGACCCCGGCCAGGCGGCGGCCGCGCTCGCCGAAGCGGGCGAGCAGCACCCGCTCACCGGGGTCGTCCACCTGGCGGCGGTGATCCAGGACGGGGCCGTGGCCAACCAGACCCCGGACGGGTTCGCCCGGGTGCTCGGCCCCAAGCTGACCGGCGCCTGGAACCTGCACACCCTCACCCAGGACGCGGAACTGGCCGCCTTCGTCCTCTTCTCCTCCGTGGCCGGCACCCTCGGCTCCCCCGGGCAGGGCAACTACGGCGCCGCCAACGCCTTCCTCGACGCCCTCGCCCTGCACCGCCGCCGCCGCGGCCTCGCCGGGACCAGCCTCGCCTGGGGCCTGTGGGAGCAGAACGGCGGCGGCATGACCGCCGGGCTCGACCAGGCCGAGCGTGCCCGGATGCGCCGTCAGGGCGCCCTGGCGATGAGCGCGGAGGAGGGACTCGGACTCCTCGACGCCGCCCTGGCCAGGCCCGAGGCCCACCTGGTGCCGGTCAAGCTCGACCTCGGCCGGCTCCAGGCCGCCGAGGAGAACGGACTTCCGGCCGCGCTGCGCCAGTTGGTGCGCGTCAGGCCCCGCCGGGCAGGCCGGGCCGAGAGCCGGTCCGCGGCGTTCCGCGAGGAGCTGGCCGTCCTGCCCGAGGAGGAGCGGCTCGTCGCCCTCCGCCTCTTCCTGCGGCAGGAGATCTCCTCCGTCCTGGGCCTGCCCGGTGCCGAGTCGGTGCCGCTCGACACACCGATGCGGGTCTTCGGGTGGGACTCCCTCATGGCTGTGGAGCTGCGCAACCGCATCGTCAAGGAGCTCCAGGTCGAGGTCCCGAGGACACTCGCCTTCGACTACCCGACCCCCGAGGCGATCGCCGACTTCCTCCACGGCCAGCTCGCCGTGGGCGACGCGGCGGAGCAGGAGGCGCCCCCCGGTGAGCCGGCCGAGGCCGCGCGGTGGGCCCTGGACCGCATCGACGCCGACCGGCTGCGCCGCAGCGGTCTGCTCGATCGGCTCCTGGAACTCGCCCGCCCCGGAAGCGCCCCGGGGCCCGACGCGGACACCTCCACCGCGCTCCAGGCCGCCGAGGACCTCACCGACGAGGAGGTCGACCGCGCCCTGGACGCCGTCCTCGGCACCCTCTGACCCGGCCCGGGCCACCCGCGCCGATCCCTTTCCGGGACCCCGATCCGTCCGAAATCCAGCCTCGCCCGCCCGGGATTCGTGAGCCAGGCTGGCACCCACCCCCCAACACACAGGAGGCGCATATGGCGGAGACGCCGAGCAGCAACGCCGAGGAGAAGGACGCCCGGGAAAGGTTCCGCGAGGCGCTCGAGCGCAAGAAGAACCAGACGCGCTCCCAGCAGGCGCACGAGGAAGGCCGCATGAAGGTGAAGAGCATGAGCGGCCAGACGGGCAGGAAGCGGTACTTCCGGAGGAAGACCGGCTGACCGGACAGCTCCCCCTCCATGCCGCCGGTGCGGTGATCCCGCACCGGCGGCACAGCTTTGTCCCGGGCCGGGAGCGCGGCCTTCGGAGCCCTTCTCCTGTGCGACTCGAAAAGCCCTGGAGAAATGCTGGAGAATCGCTGGAGTCCGAATACGGAAGCGCTTGAACCGTGCTGGAGAAGTGCGGGATTCCCTGGGGTGACGTCCGGAGTCCTCCAGGTCGACAGCGTATTTCGGCCACGCGTGCGCCGACGCCCCCCTCCGGAGCACTCCCTCTCATCCAGGTGAGATGCGGCGCTGCGGAGTTCGGGTATCCGAAAATGTCGCAGGAGGAAGGGGGCGGCTCGAACTTCGCTGGAAAGGAGTTGACTGCGCCAAAAAGACTATTTACCTTCTCTTTGGCTGGTCATGGGGTTTCCATTGCGGAAACCGGTGTTCTCACCGGCCAGATGAGACGTACAGCAGAGCGAATTGTTCCGCGTATGCGATCCGCGTTCAGGGGAGACGTCGGCATGATCAATGTTTTCCAGCCCGCGCTCGGTGAAGAAGAACTTCGTGCCGTGGCAGAGGTGTTCGCCGACAATTGGCCCGGTCACGGCCCGCGCACACAGAGATTCGAAGCGGAATTCGCGCGGCACATCGGCGCCGATCCCGACCACGTCCTCTTTCTGAATTCCTGTACGTCGGGACTCTTCCTCGCCGTCCAGATACTCGGGCTCGGCCCCGGGGACGAGGTGGTCCTCCCGTCGGCGGCCTTCGTCGCCGCCGCCAACGCCGTGGCCGCCTCCGGTGCCCGCCCCGTCTTCTGCGACGTCGACCCCCGCACCTCCAACGCCACCGCCGCCCACGTCGAGCAGGCCCTCACCCCCCGCACCAAGGCGGTCCTGGTGCTCCACTACGGCGGCAGCCCCGGCGACGTGGAGGCCGTCGCCCGCCTCTGCCGAGGCCGCGGCATCCCCCTGATCGAGGACGCCGCCTGCGCCGTCGCCTCCCGGATCGGCGACACCGCCTGCGGCATGTTCGGCGACATCGCGGTCTGGAGCTTCGACTCCGCCAAGGTGCTCGTCACCGGCGACGGCGGCATGCTCCACGCCCGCACCCCCGAGCTGGCACGCAAGGCCCGCACGCTCGCCTACCACGGCCTGCGCCACGACAGCGGATTCGCCGCCGCGCGCGTCTCCCCCCGATGGTGGGAGCTGGAACTGGAAACCTTCGGCCGCCGCGTGGTGGGCAACGACCTCACCGCCGCCATCGGCAGCGTCCAGCTCGCCAGACTCCCCGCGAACATCACACGCCGCACCGAGATCGCGCGCCGCTACGACCAGATGCTCGCCGGCACCGAGGAGATCCAGCTCCCCCCGGCCCTCCCGGCCGGACACGTCTCCAGCCACTACTTCTACTGGGTTCAGATGCCCCCGGAGATCCGCGACGACGTCGCAGCCGACCTCCTCGCCCAGGGCGTCTACACCACCTTCCGCTACCCGCCCCTGCACAAGATCCCCGCCTACGGCGCCACGGACACCGAACTCCCCGGCACCGACCAGGTCAACGAGCGCACTCTCCTGCTCCCCCTCCACCAGAGCCTGGACGACACCGACGTCCGCACCGTGGCCGAGGCCCTCCTCGAGGCGGTCGCGCGCCGGACCGCCTGACGGCGGAAGCGCCCGCCGGGCCGCGCCCCGAGGCTCCCCCGACCCCCCACCGAAAGGAAACACCGTGAAGGCCCAGGTCGTCACGGGTGGAGCGGGCACCCGCCCCCGCCCCCTGAGCTACTCGCCTCCCGAACAGTTCACCGCGCGCGGGGAGAGCGCCCGGGCGCTCCGCCCGCGCACCACCGCCGAGAACCCGGGGCACCACCGCCCGCCCCTGGAGGACCACACCCGGATCGAGGCCGCCGCATGACCACCCTGACCACCGCCGACACCAAGGCGCTCGTTCTCGACGCCGCCCGCCGTCACCACGCCGACCAGACGCGGTACCAGGAATTCGTCCCCGGCGTCACCGAGATCTGGCCCTCCGGCGCCGTCCTCGACGCCGACGACCGGCTGGCACTCGTGGAGGCCGCCCTCGACCTGAGGATCGCCGCGGGCGAGAGCAGCCGCACCTTCGAAACCCGCTTCGCCCGCCTGCACGGCCGCCGCAAGGCCCACCTGACCAACTCCGGCTCCTCCGCCAACCTCCTCGCCCTCACCGCCCTCACCTCGCCCACCCTCGGCGACCGGCGCCTGCGCCCGGGCGACGAGGTCATCACCGTCGCCGCCGGCTTCCCCACCACCGTCAACCCGATCATCCAGAACGGCCTGGTCCCCGTCTTCGTCGACCTCGACCTCACCACGTACAACACCACCGCCGGCCGCGTCGCCGAGGCCATCGGCCCCCGAACCCGCGCCATCATGATCGCCCACGCCCTCGGCAACCCCTTCGAGGCGGCGGAGATCGCCCAGCTCGCCGAGGAGCACGGCCTCTACCTCGTCGAGGACAACTGCGACGCCGTCGGCACCCGCTACGGCGGCCGGCTCACCGGCACCTTCGGCGACCTCAGCACCGTCAGCTTCTACCCCGCCCACCACCTCACCATGGGCGAGGGCGGCGTCGTGATGACCTCGCGGCCGCAGCTCGCCCGCGTCGTCGAATCACTCCGCGACTGGGGCCGCGACTGCTGGTGCGAACCCGGCCGCAACAACACCTGCTTCCGCCGGTTCGACTACCAGATGGGGACCCTGCCCCACGGCTACGACCACAAGTACATCTTCACGCACGTGGGCTACAACCTGAAGTCCACCGACCTCCAGGCCGCCCTCGGCCTCTCCCAGCTGGACAAACTCGACACCTTCACCGCGGCGCGCCGCCGCAACTGGCAGCGCCTGCGCGACGGACTCGACGGCACCCCGCACCTCCTGCTCCCCGAACCCACCCCCGGCAGCGAGCCGAGCTGGTTCGGCTTCGTCCTCACCGTCGACCCCCGCGCCCCCTTCGACCGCGCCGCCCTCACCGACCACCTCGAACACCACAAGATCGGCACCCGCCGCCTCTTCGCGGGCAACCTCACCCGCCACCCCGCCTACGCGGGACGCGACTACCGCGTCGTCGGCGACCTCGCCAACAGCGACATCGTCACCCAGCAGACCTTCTGGATCGGCGTCTACCCCGCCATCACCGAAGAGATGACGGACTACATGGTCGCCACCGTGCGCGACTTCGTCCGGAGGAACACGTGACCACCGCCCCGCCGGCCCCGCCCCGCCACGACCCCGGCCTCGCCGCCCGCCTCGCCCGCTCGGCCGCGTACACCGAGGAGGGCGCCCAGATGCGCACCGCCGAGGTCCCGGCCTGGCTCGCCGAGCGCCGCCGGGCCCACCGCTTCTCGGTCGAGCGCATCCCCTTCGCCGACCTCGACCACTGGGAGTTCGACCCGGTCACCGGCAACCTCGGCCACCGCACCGGCCGCTTCTTCACCATCGAGGGGCTGAGCGTACGCGGCGGGGCGGGCCCCGTCCCCGAGTGGCGGCAACCCATCATCAGCCAGCCCGAGATCGGCCTCCTCGCCCTCCTCGCCCGGGAGATCGACGGCGTACTCCACTTCCTCCTCCAGGCCAAGATGGAGCCGGGCAACCCCAATCTCCTCCAGCTCTCCCCGACCGTCCAGGCGACCCGCTCCAACTACACCCGCGCCCACCGCGGCGCCCCCGTACGGCACCTCGAAGACGTCCTCGGCCCCGACGGCACCCCCGGCTCCGGCCCCGGCCGCCGCGTCCTGGCCGACGTCCTCCAGTCCGAGCACGGCTCCTGGTTCCACCAGAAGTACAACCGCAACACCCTCGTCGAGACCACCCACGACGTCCCGGCCCACCCCGACTTCTGCTGGCTCACCCTCGGCCAGCTCGGACGCCTCCTCCACCACGACAACCTCGTCAACATGGACACCCGCACCGTCCTCGCCTGCGCCCCGGTCGCCCACGGCCACGACCCGGACCGCGCACGCCACCGGGACACCGAACTGCTGTCCTGGCTCACCGGCGAACGCGCCCGTCACGAGGCCCGCGCCACCCTCGTCCCCCTCCGGGAGGTGACCGGCTGGCACCGGGGCGACCGCTCCATCGACCACCAGGCCGGCCGCCACTTCTCCGTCGTCGCCGTCTCCGTCGAGGCGGGCAGCCGCGAGGTCGGCGGCTGGACCCAGCCCCTCCTCGCGCCCGTCGGCACCGGTGTCACCGCCTTCCTCGCCCGCCGCATCGACGGCATCCCCCACCTCCTCGTCCAGGCCAGGGCCGAAGGCGGCATCCACGGGGGGATCGAACTGGGCCCCACCGTCCAGTGCACCCCGGGCAACTACGCCCATCTCCCCGAGGACGCCCGCCCGCCGTTCCTCGACACCGTCCTCGGCGCCGACCCCTCCCGCATCCGCTACCAGGCTGTGCACTCCGAGGAAGGCGGCCGCTTCCTCGGCGCCCTCAGCCGCTGCCTCGTCGTCGACTGCACGGCGGACGACGAGGCGACCGCCCGCGCCGAACAGCTCCCCGGCTACCGCTGGGCCACCCCCGCCCAGCTCACCGCCCTCGCCCGGCACGGCCACTACCTCAACGTCCAGGCACGCACCCTCCTGGCCTGCCTCACCACCGGGGCGGTCCGCTGGTGACCCGCCGCCCCGCCCCGCTGCGGATCGGCGTCCTCGGCTGCGCGGAGATCGCCCGCCGCCGCATGCTCCCCGCCTTCGCCGCCTGCCCGGACACCCACCTCACCGCGGTCGCCAGCCGGGACCCGGAACGGGCCCGCGCCACCGCCGAGCCCTACGGCGCCCGGCCCGTCCACGGCTACCAGGACCTCCTCGAACAGGACGACGTCGACGCCGTCTACGTACCGCTGCCCGCCGCCCTCCACCGCACCTGGGTCGAAGCCGCCCTCCGCTGCGGCAAGCACGTCCTCGCGGAGAAGCCCCTCACCACCGACGACCGCGCCACCGCCCGGCTCCTGCGCCTCGCCCGCGACCGCGGACTGGCCCTCGCCGAGAACACCATGTTCGTCCACCACCCGCAGCACACCGCCGTACGCGAACTCGTCGACGCCGGCGCCATCGGCGAACTGCGTTCCCTGCGCGCCGAGTTCAGCGTCCCCCGCTTCCCCGCCGGAGACATCCGCCACCAGCCGGGACTGGGCGGCGGCGCGCTGTGGGACACGGGTGTCTACCCCGTCCGGGCCGCGCTCCACCTTCTGGGGCCGCAGCTGCAGGCCGTCGGCGCCGTCCTCACCGAGGACCCCGCACTCGGCGTCGACACCCACGGCGCCGCCCTCCTGCGCACCCCCTCGGGAACCACCGCCCACCTCTCCTTCGGCCTCGACCACGGCTACGCCTCGGTCTACGAACTCTGCGGCAGCCGGGGCCGCCTCACCGTCGACCGCGCCTTCACCCCGCCCGCCGACCATCCGCCCCTGCTGCGGATCGAGACCCGAGAGGGCCGCCGCGACATCCGGCTCGACCCCTTCGACCAGGTGGCCGCCGCCGTCGCCGCCTTCGCCGAGGCCGCCGCCACCGGCGCCCCGCCCGACCCGGCCACCCTGCGCCAGGCAGGCCTCCTCGCCGCCGTGCGCGCCCTCGCCACCCCCTCCGACCCGACCGCCGTCCCTACCCGCAGGAGCTGACCATGCGCGTTCTCTTCGTCACCGTGCCGCTGGCGAGCCACGTCTACCCGAGCGTGTCCCTCGCCCACGCACTCCAGTCGGCCGGGCACGAGGTCCGCCTCGCCTCCAAACCCGGCGTCGAGGATCTCATCACCGGCTGCGGCCTGCACGCCGTCACGGTCGGCATACCCGCCGACGAGGACCACCTCCACGAGGGCCAGGTGCCGATCGACGCCCTCGCCCTCGACCCCCAGGACGACGAGAGCTGGCGCTCGGTACGCCGCTACCTGACCCCCCGCATCGTCTCCGCCAACTTCCGCGCCGAGGACGGCCGAGGACGCGGAGGCGTCGTCGAGGACCTCGTCGCGTACTGCCGCGGCTGGCGTCCCGACCTGGTCCTGTGGGACCCCGCCTTCCCCGCGGCCGCCATCGCGGCACGCGCGAGCGGCGCCGAACACGGCCGCCTCCTGTGGGCCCTCGACACCGTCGGCCACATCCGTCATCGGACCCGCGAGGAACTCGGCGAGGGCGCCGCCCTCGAACGGGACCCCCTGGTCGCCGCGATGCTCCCCGCCCTCGAACGCTACGGCGTCGACTTCGGCGAGGACCTCCTCCTGGGACGATGGAGCCTGGACCCGGTTCCCCCGGGCGCCCAGCTCCCCGCCCCCGGCCACACGTACCACCCGATGCGCATCGTCCCCTACACCGGCTCCGCCGTGGAGCCCGAATGGCTGCGCACCCCGCCCGCCCGCCCCCGCGTCTGCCTCACCTACGGCGCCTCCGTGCGCGGATACGCCCCCCGCTTCGCCACCGTGCCCCTCCCCGTCCTCATGGAGGCGTTCGCCGGCATGGACATCGAGGTCGTCGCCACCCTCAACGACGAGGAGATCGCGGAGGCGGGCCCCATCCCCGCCAACGTCAGGACCGTCGACTACGTCCCGTTCACCCAGCTCCTGCCCACCTGCTCGGCCATCGTCTACCAGGGCGGCGACGGCACCTTCGGCTGCGCCGCCCCCCAGAGCCTGCCCCAGCTGATCAACCTGTCCCCGAAGTGGGGCGAGCTCGCGGTCGCCCAGTACGTGGAGAGCAGGGGTGCGGGCCTCGTCGTCGACCGGGAAGGCGCCACCGCCGAGTCGGTCCGCGACCAGCTCCACCGCATCCTCACCGAGCCCGCCTTCCGCAAGGGCGCCGAGGAAGTGTGCCGCGAGATCACCGCCATGCCCACCCCGCACGCCGTCGTGCCCCTCCTCGAGGAACTGGCGAAGGGGCCCGTCCGGCCGAGCGCCTGACGGCCCGCCGGACGACGCCGGCAAGGCACATCACGGGCGCCGGGCCCCTTCGCGAAAGAGCCCGGCGCCCGTGCCCTCACCGCCCCACCGGCTCATCCCGCGAACGCGCCCCGGTGCTCCTGCGCCCACGTCCGGAAGGGCCGCGCCGGTGTGCCGGTCACCGAGCGCACCGTGTCCACGACCTCGGCCTTCGCCCCGTCCCGCTGCCGGAGGGCGCCGGCCAGGAGAGCCTCCGCCACCGGCTCCGGATGGCGTGCCCTCAGGGCCGCGCGCGCCCTCTCGGGGCTCAGCTCCTCGAACCGCAGGGGGACTTCGAGCACCCGGCCGAGCTGTTCCGTCTGCTCGACCGGGGTGACGGCCGCCGGCCCGGTCAGCGTGTGCGCCCGGCCGGCGTGCCCGGCCTCGGTCAGCGTCCGCACGGCCACCTCCGCGATGTCACGAGGATCGACACAGGCGTTGGCCGACGTCCCGTACAGCGCCCTGACCACCCGTTCCGAGCGGACGGACGCCGCCCAGGACAGCGCGTTGCTCATGAAGGAGCGCGGGCGCAACAGTGTCCACTCCATGCCGCTGTCCCGCAGCAACTCCTCGTTGGCGCGCTGCCAACGGGTGATCAGGTCGTCGGCCAGCGGATCGAGCACGGCAGCCGCCGACAGCTTCACCACGCGCTCCACCCCGGCCTCGCGGGCGGCCCGCAGAAACCGCGCGTCGTCGTCCCCGCCGACCCGGCTGGTCACCAGGAACGCCGTCCGCACGCCCACCAGCGCCCGCCCGAGCGATCCGGCGTCCCCGTAGTCGGCGATGACGGTCTCATGGACCGAACCCGCCGGTCCCTTCGCGACGCCCGTCGCGGGGCCCCTGGTCATCAGGCGCGCGCGCACCCCCTCGGGCAACCGTCGTACGACCTCGCGGCCCACCGTCCCCGTCGCGCCGGTCACCAGGATCATCGAGCGCCCCCGTTCCGCTTCCGGTCCGCCGGCAGGCGCACCCGGACCGTAAATATACCGGCTGGGCGGTTTCCCGGAAGTCCGGCGGTACCTGTCACGGTCCTGGCCGCGGTCGCCGAGCACCACGTCCGTGCTGCGGTGGTTCTCCACACGCGGCGCGACTCCACCGTCCGTCGTCACCCGGGAGCCGCTTCCTCGCACTCCGTCCCGACCTTCTGGAGACACGACTCCTCCGCTCCGGAGGCAGCCGGGGCGGCGCGGGTCCGACGGACCGCCTCCGCTCCCGCTCCGCCCGGCGGCCGCGTCACGGCCGGGATCCACGGGCCGGCACGGCGCCCCACCGCCCCACCGGGCACGGCCCTGTTCCCGTACGGCTACGGCGAACAGACGTGCAGTGCGGGTGATGCTCCGGGCCGGACTTCCCGGCCGCTGACAGGCCGCCGGTGTGGTCCCGCGGCAGATACCGGATCCACTGCGGCTCACAAGTCGACCTCGCGGCTGTTTGCTCCCTGTCTCCTCGGTCACACGCTCTCTTCCCGACGGACGGAGAAGGCGCCCGCGGCAGCCGCCAGGACTGCCGCTTCCGCGGCCCGTTCCGGGAGTTGCGGGTCCGGATCGGCACGCAGGAGCACCAGCTGGTGGTAGAGCGGCGCCGTGGCGGCGATCAGCAGGCTCCGCGCGTCCGTGTGCCGTGCGGGGAGTTCACCGCGCTCGATGGCGCGCTCGACGAGGATCTCGCACTGGGCGTACCGGTCCGTCCACACCTTCGTCTGGGCCCGCGCTGCCTGTTCGGAGTGGAACGAGGCGGCCATCAGGGCGACGGCGAGCGACGGCTGTACGACCAGGGATTCCTGGATCTCCTGGTTGAGGGCCGTCAGATCGCCGCGCAGGGAGCCGGTGTCCGGCGGCTGCCAGTCGATCTCGCCGGCGGCGTCGATGACGTCGACGAGCAGGCCGCCGACATCGCGCCAACGCCGGTAGACCGTGGCGCGGTGCACTCCGGCCCGCGTCGCGACGCCCTCCATCGTGAGTCCTTCGTGACCGCCTTCAGCGAGTTCGGCGCGCACCGCGTCGAGAACCTGGGCGCGGATGCGGGCGGTGCGACCGCCCGGACGGCGGTCCGGCGTCGTGTCCAGTGGGTCTGTCATCGGCAATCAGTATCCGGTTGATCAAGGCGGCAGGGCCGTGCCAGCATCTTAACGCGACAGTTGTCGCACTAGGTTCGCCAGAGAGGAACCGCATCCGTGATGCCGCCCGT from Streptomyces sp. DH-12 carries:
- a CDS encoding DUF5302 domain-containing protein, with translation MAETPSSNAEEKDARERFREALERKKNQTRSQQAHEEGRMKVKSMSGQTGRKRYFRRKTG
- a CDS encoding DegT/DnrJ/EryC1/StrS family aminotransferase yields the protein MFADNWPGHGPRTQRFEAEFARHIGADPDHVLFLNSCTSGLFLAVQILGLGPGDEVVLPSAAFVAAANAVAASGARPVFCDVDPRTSNATAAHVEQALTPRTKAVLVLHYGGSPGDVEAVARLCRGRGIPLIEDAACAVASRIGDTACGMFGDIAVWSFDSAKVLVTGDGGMLHARTPELARKARTLAYHGLRHDSGFAAARVSPRWWELELETFGRRVVGNDLTAAIGSVQLARLPANITRRTEIARRYDQMLAGTEEIQLPPALPAGHVSSHYFYWVQMPPEIRDDVAADLLAQGVYTTFRYPPLHKIPAYGATDTELPGTDQVNERTLLLPLHQSLDDTDVRTVAEALLEAVARRTA
- the rfbH gene encoding lipopolysaccharide biosynthesis protein RfbH → MTTLTTADTKALVLDAARRHHADQTRYQEFVPGVTEIWPSGAVLDADDRLALVEAALDLRIAAGESSRTFETRFARLHGRRKAHLTNSGSSANLLALTALTSPTLGDRRLRPGDEVITVAAGFPTTVNPIIQNGLVPVFVDLDLTTYNTTAGRVAEAIGPRTRAIMIAHALGNPFEAAEIAQLAEEHGLYLVEDNCDAVGTRYGGRLTGTFGDLSTVSFYPAHHLTMGEGGVVMTSRPQLARVVESLRDWGRDCWCEPGRNNTCFRRFDYQMGTLPHGYDHKYIFTHVGYNLKSTDLQAALGLSQLDKLDTFTAARRRNWQRLRDGLDGTPHLLLPEPTPGSEPSWFGFVLTVDPRAPFDRAALTDHLEHHKIGTRRLFAGNLTRHPAYAGRDYRVVGDLANSDIVTQQTFWIGVYPAITEEMTDYMVATVRDFVRRNT
- a CDS encoding NDP-hexose 2,3-dehydratase family protein is translated as MTTAPPAPPRHDPGLAARLARSAAYTEEGAQMRTAEVPAWLAERRRAHRFSVERIPFADLDHWEFDPVTGNLGHRTGRFFTIEGLSVRGGAGPVPEWRQPIISQPEIGLLALLAREIDGVLHFLLQAKMEPGNPNLLQLSPTVQATRSNYTRAHRGAPVRHLEDVLGPDGTPGSGPGRRVLADVLQSEHGSWFHQKYNRNTLVETTHDVPAHPDFCWLTLGQLGRLLHHDNLVNMDTRTVLACAPVAHGHDPDRARHRDTELLSWLTGERARHEARATLVPLREVTGWHRGDRSIDHQAGRHFSVVAVSVEAGSREVGGWTQPLLAPVGTGVTAFLARRIDGIPHLLVQARAEGGIHGGIELGPTVQCTPGNYAHLPEDARPPFLDTVLGADPSRIRYQAVHSEEGGRFLGALSRCLVVDCTADDEATARAEQLPGYRWATPAQLTALARHGHYLNVQARTLLACLTTGAVRW
- a CDS encoding Gfo/Idh/MocA family oxidoreductase, translated to MTRRPAPLRIGVLGCAEIARRRMLPAFAACPDTHLTAVASRDPERARATAEPYGARPVHGYQDLLEQDDVDAVYVPLPAALHRTWVEAALRCGKHVLAEKPLTTDDRATARLLRLARDRGLALAENTMFVHHPQHTAVRELVDAGAIGELRSLRAEFSVPRFPAGDIRHQPGLGGGALWDTGVYPVRAALHLLGPQLQAVGAVLTEDPALGVDTHGAALLRTPSGTTAHLSFGLDHGYASVYELCGSRGRLTVDRAFTPPADHPPLLRIETREGRRDIRLDPFDQVAAAVAAFAEAAATGAPPDPATLRQAGLLAAVRALATPSDPTAVPTRRS
- a CDS encoding nucleotide disphospho-sugar-binding domain-containing protein → MRVLFVTVPLASHVYPSVSLAHALQSAGHEVRLASKPGVEDLITGCGLHAVTVGIPADEDHLHEGQVPIDALALDPQDDESWRSVRRYLTPRIVSANFRAEDGRGRGGVVEDLVAYCRGWRPDLVLWDPAFPAAAIAARASGAEHGRLLWALDTVGHIRHRTREELGEGAALERDPLVAAMLPALERYGVDFGEDLLLGRWSLDPVPPGAQLPAPGHTYHPMRIVPYTGSAVEPEWLRTPPARPRVCLTYGASVRGYAPRFATVPLPVLMEAFAGMDIEVVATLNDEEIAEAGPIPANVRTVDYVPFTQLLPTCSAIVYQGGDGTFGCAAPQSLPQLINLSPKWGELAVAQYVESRGAGLVVDREGATAESVRDQLHRILTEPAFRKGAEEVCREITAMPTPHAVVPLLEELAKGPVRPSA